GTTGGGCTGGTGGGCGGCAGAGTTCTGCGGGTGTCGGATGATCTTGTTCCTGATGATGTGTGGGATCGTGTCGCCCCGCTCCTCCCGCCTCGCCCGCCGCGGCGTCAGCGGTATCCGGGCCGGCTGCCGGCGGATGACCGTGCGGCTCTGCGCGTAATCGTGTGCGCGCTGCGCACGGGTGTGGCCTGGGCGGACGTGCCGACTGAGACGATCGGCTGCAGCGGGGTGACATGCCGGCGGCGGCTGCGGGACTGGACCGAGGCCGGTGTCTGGCCCCGGTTGCACGAGATCCTCCTCGCGGAACTTCGAAAGGCCGGACTGTTGGACATGGAGGACGCCGCAGTCGACGGCTCGCATGTCCGGGCCCTGAAAGGGGGGCTCACACCGGACCTTCGCCGGTCGACCGCGGCCGCCGGGGCAGAAAGAAAGCACCATGTGATCACCGACCGGCACGAACGAAGATCGCCCGCAAGGGCACCGCCCACGGCTCCGGCCTGGGCAGGACCAGGTGGGTCGTCGAGCGAACCTTCGCCTGGTTCCACCAGTTCAAGCGCCTGCGGACCCGCTACGAGATACGAGCCGACCTCCACCTCGGACTGCTCCAACTCGCTTGCAGCATCATCTGCTTGAGACGACTCCGAACCTCATTCTGAAATGATCAGTTAGAGCGACCGAGGATAGGCCCGAGGGTTGCGGAAGCCCAGGGATCTCATGGCGATGGAAATGCTCTACTGGTCCTCGCCTGGCATGTCGGACGATCTTCTCTGCGCCATCAGTTTCCCGGGAACCATCTGGCCTGCCGCAGGGGTAGGTTCGGTCTCGGCCTGGGCGGCCTTGCGGGCTTCCAGGGCGACCGCGTCAGCGGTCATCGCCCCGGCCCGCAGGGCCGCAGCCAGGCCGGCGACGACATGCTCATGAGGCAGATGACGCCCCAGCAGAAGCACCTCGATCAGAGCCCGGGTGCCGTCCCGCTCGCCACGGATCTTGCGGGCCTGGTCCCACCAGGCGTCGTGGACCGGGGTGAACCTGCCTGCCGAGCGGGCCTGTTCGAGCGCTGTGGAGCCGGGGAAGGCGCCGGGCTTGCGGACCAGGACCTCCAGGTAGTGGTCAGGTCCAAGCGGACGGCGCCCTTCGCGATCAACCGCTCGTGCCGGGCGACTTCCACGTTCTGGTCATAGACCATCAGGTGAGAAGCGTGCAGCACGACACGCACGCGTTTGCCGATCAGCCGGATCGGGACCGAGTAGCGGTTGGTGCGGACCGGGATCTGTCCATAGCGGTCGACCCGCGGCGTGAACAGCCGTCCCGTCTCGAACGGTTCCTCGGGCAGCGGCATCAGCAGCGGCTGCTCGACGGCGA
This is a stretch of genomic DNA from Streptomyces hawaiiensis. It encodes these proteins:
- a CDS encoding Mu transposase domain-containing protein; translation: MLGQSRGRVEADRWIAFRSHFGIESVYCRPGIEAAHEKGGVEGMIGYFRRNHFVPVPEVSSLSELNEMVEQWDRQDDARRIGSRPKTVAEYFAVEQPLLMPLPEEPFETGRLFTPRVDRYGQIPVRTNRYSVPIRLIGKRVRVVLHASHLMVYDQNVEVARHERLIAKGAVRLDLTTTWRSWSASPAPSPAPQRSNRPARQAGSPRSTTPGGTRPARSVASGTAPGL